In Synergistota bacterium, the genomic window AAATGTTGTCGTCAATCTTGGCATAGGACTCGTTAAAAAGGGGAACAGGGTGCTTATAATAGATGCAGATCTTGGCCTGGCTAATATAGACATAATACTCGGTTTGACATCTCGTTATAATCTCTATCATGTGATAAAGGGGGAGAGAAAGATACAGGAGGTCATAGTTGATGGACCGGAAGGGATAAAAGTTATAGCTGGTGGGGCGGGGATTCAGGAGCTCGCTAATCTCTCCAGTTCGCAAAGGGTTCAGTTTATAGCGAGCTTGAGTGAGCTCGATAACTATGCGGATATAATTCTTATCGATACGAGTGCTGGTATATCTCAAAACGTTCTTGGCTTTATTTTAGCTTCGGATGAGACTATCGTTGTGACGACTCCGGAACCAACTGCCATTAGGGACGCTTACGGTATAATAAAGACCATAGCTCTTGAAAACAGGGATGCGAGGATAAGACTCCTCGTTAACATGGCGTCTTCTCCTGAAGAGGCGGAGGAAGTTGCCAGCAGAATGGAAATGGTAGCGAGGCAGTTTCTTGATATTAGTCTGGATAAACTTGGCTATATCTTGAAAGATCCTGCGGTTTCAGATGCGGTTATAAGGCAAAAGCCATTTATAATGGCTTATCCGCATTCTAAGGCAAGTCGCTGTATAGAGGCGGTTGCTGACAAAATTCTCGGTTATGAGGGTGATGCATATGGACCAAGGGGGATAAAGGGTTTTCTCTTTAGATTTATAGGATTCTTCAAAAGGAGGTAATTCCGATATTTCCACCGTCTTTGAAAGTTAAGTTAGGATCACGAGTGTTTTTTGAGATAGAAGGGGGTACATTTAAGGGAACGTTTCCCACAAGGATTGAAGACATGAATAGAGAAAGGGGACTGATAGCTATAGCTCATCCTTTATATAAGGGAGTTTTAATACCGTTAAGAGGTGAGAGGTATTATATATGGCTGGCCACCCCCCGGGGTATTTACCGCTATCCCGTTAGTATCGTTGGGGCTGAGGAGGACAGGGTTCCTCTAATATTGCTTAAGGTTATCGGGCAAGGAGAGCATCTTCAGCGGAGAAGATTTGTTCGAGTTGAGACGAACCTTCCGCTTAGCTATAGGCTTAAGGGAAGGTTAATTTCTCCCAAAAAAGGCAGGGTTAAGGATATAAGCGCTGGTGGAATTAAGGGTGTGTTTGAGGAACCGCTCGTACCAGGGCAGAGAATTCTCATAAGGATAGATCTTGGTGATGGGCTTGGTCCGATGATTCTCGAGGGAAGAGTGGTGAGGGTTGAGGTACGGGAGGGAGAGATAGAGCACGGTGTTGAGTTTATCAGCATGAGCGATAAGGCAGTTAGAAGGATAATGAGGTATGTTTTTAAGATTGAGAGAGACTTAAGACAAAAAGGCTTGCTATGATTAGTCAATGGTATGAAGGGATGCCCCTTGAAATTGAAATCGAGGAAGGAAAATGGCGGAGAGGGAAGGTTTTAAGAGGT contains:
- a CDS encoding PilZ domain-containing protein translates to MKVKLGSRVFFEIEGGTFKGTFPTRIEDMNRERGLIAIAHPLYKGVLIPLRGERYYIWLATPRGIYRYPVSIVGAEEDRVPLILLKVIGQGEHLQRRRFVRVETNLPLSYRLKGRLISPKKGRVKDISAGGIKGVFEEPLVPGQRILIRIDLGDGLGPMILEGRVVRVEVREGEIEHGVEFISMSDKAVRRIMRYVFKIERDLRQKGLL
- a CDS encoding MinD/ParA family protein translates to MIRDQAESLRELVKRSRDFEGRVHPSRLARIISVASGKGGVGKTNVVVNLGIGLVKKGNRVLIIDADLGLANIDIILGLTSRYNLYHVIKGERKIQEVIVDGPEGIKVIAGGAGIQELANLSSSQRVQFIASLSELDNYADIILIDTSAGISQNVLGFILASDETIVVTTPEPTAIRDAYGIIKTIALENRDARIRLLVNMASSPEEAEEVASRMEMVARQFLDISLDKLGYILKDPAVSDAVIRQKPFIMAYPHSKASRCIEAVADKILGYEGDAYGPRGIKGFLFRFIGFFKRR